The Echinicola rosea genome has a segment encoding these proteins:
- a CDS encoding DUF368 domain-containing protein, whose product MRHTKHYLLTFLKGMGMGAADIVPGVSGGTIALITGIYETLLDSIKSIDLEALKLLARFKLNALWKHINGSFLAALFVGIFTSIFTLSKLITYLMDVHPIPLWSFFCGLIIISSVLILRDIKRWNVMVIMAIPVGALVAYWVTGLNPVESPNAMYFTFISGAIAICAMILPGISGSFLLLILGKYEAILTAVTEKDFLTLGVFAVGCLVGLLSFSRLISWLLKNHHAVTIAVLSGFMLGSINKIWPWKKVVSYRISSSGEQKPFITENLLPNHYLAETGSEPEFFIGLLAFLFGILLVIGLERMAFYLKKK is encoded by the coding sequence ATGAGACACACCAAACATTACCTTCTGACTTTCCTGAAAGGGATGGGCATGGGGGCAGCGGATATTGTACCGGGCGTTTCCGGTGGTACCATCGCCCTGATTACCGGCATTTATGAAACATTGCTGGACAGCATCAAGTCGATCGACTTAGAAGCACTAAAATTGTTGGCACGCTTTAAGCTCAACGCCCTGTGGAAGCATATCAACGGGAGTTTTTTGGCCGCCTTGTTCGTCGGAATATTTACCAGTATCTTTACCCTTTCCAAGCTGATCACTTACTTGATGGATGTACATCCGATCCCGCTGTGGTCGTTCTTTTGTGGATTGATCATCATTAGCTCGGTGCTGATTTTGCGGGATATCAAGCGATGGAATGTCATGGTCATTATGGCCATCCCAGTAGGGGCTTTGGTGGCTTATTGGGTGACCGGGCTGAATCCCGTAGAATCTCCCAATGCCATGTATTTTACCTTTATCTCGGGAGCCATTGCCATATGTGCGATGATCCTTCCGGGAATTTCTGGCAGCTTTTTGTTGTTGATCTTGGGTAAATACGAAGCCATCCTTACGGCAGTGACCGAAAAGGATTTCCTTACCTTGGGGGTATTTGCAGTGGGATGCCTGGTGGGACTGCTGTCGTTTTCGAGGCTCATCAGTTGGCTGCTAAAAAACCACCATGCGGTGACCATTGCGGTGCTGTCTGGTTTTATGTTGGGATCGATCAATAAAATCTGGCCATGGAAAAAAGTAGTGAGCTATAGGATTTCCAGTAGCGGAGAGCAAAAGCCCTTCATTACGGAAAACCTTTTGCCAAACCACTACTTGGCAGAGACCGGCAGTGAGCCGGAATTCTTTATTGGTCTGTTGGCTTTTCTGTTTGGAATATTGCTAGTCATAGGATTGGAGAGAATGGCATTTTATTTAAAAAAGAAATGA
- the mtgA gene encoding monofunctional biosynthetic peptidoglycan transglycosylase — protein sequence MKKIGRFIGKLVLWFFIISIGMTLIYKFVPVYITPLMVIRIVEQASDEKRNVNLEKDWVSMERISKHMAQAVVASEDQKFLDHFGFDMEAINKAMEENKSGKRIRGGSTISNQTAKNVFLWPGRNYVRKGLEAYFTLLIELLWSKERIMEVYLNVIEMGDGIYGVEAASQAFYHKSADKLSRQEAAMIAAVLPNPLRWSPARPTAYNYKRQAWILRNMNNLKPVGFGK from the coding sequence ATGAAAAAAATTGGGCGGTTTATCGGGAAACTTGTTCTCTGGTTTTTTATTATTTCCATCGGGATGACTTTGATCTACAAGTTTGTTCCTGTGTACATCACGCCACTTATGGTCATCAGAATAGTAGAACAGGCTTCAGATGAAAAACGGAATGTGAACCTGGAGAAGGATTGGGTGTCGATGGAACGAATTTCCAAGCATATGGCACAAGCAGTGGTGGCTTCCGAAGACCAAAAGTTTTTGGATCATTTTGGCTTTGACATGGAAGCCATAAACAAAGCAATGGAAGAGAATAAGTCTGGCAAGCGCATCCGTGGTGGCAGTACCATTTCTAATCAAACAGCAAAAAATGTATTTCTCTGGCCGGGAAGAAATTATGTCCGGAAGGGATTAGAAGCATACTTTACCCTGCTCATAGAACTATTATGGTCCAAGGAGCGCATCATGGAAGTTTACCTCAATGTCATCGAGATGGGAGACGGGATTTATGGTGTGGAGGCGGCATCCCAAGCATTTTACCATAAATCGGCGGACAAGCTCAGCCGTCAGGAGGCCGCGATGATCGCAGCAGTACTTCCCAATCCCCTGCGCTGGTCACCAGCCCGCCCTACTGCCTACAATTACAAGCGTCAGGCTTGGATACTCAGAAACATGAACAACCTAAAGCCTGTGGGGTTTGGAAAATAG
- a CDS encoding phosphosulfolactate synthase translates to MNYVLKNVPVRTEKPRTTGYTMAMDKGLSLREVDDFIDSCGDFVDIVKLGWATSYVTKNLSQKLQIYKDAGIPVYFGGTLFEAFVIRGQFDDYRKVLDKYDLAYAEVSDGSITLDHDKKCEYINTLANDVTVLSEVGSKDAAKIIPPYKWIEQMQQELDAGAWKVIGESREAGNVGLFRDSGEVRQGLVEEILTKIPEEKILWEAPQKAQQVWFIKLLGANVNLGNIAPNEVIPLETIRLGLRGDTFDHFLDMANV, encoded by the coding sequence ATGAATTACGTGCTGAAGAACGTACCCGTACGTACTGAGAAACCACGAACTACCGGATACACCATGGCTATGGACAAAGGTCTTAGCCTCAGAGAAGTAGATGATTTCATCGATTCCTGCGGAGATTTTGTAGATATTGTGAAACTGGGATGGGCTACTTCGTATGTCACCAAAAACCTTAGCCAGAAACTTCAGATTTACAAAGATGCTGGGATACCTGTCTATTTTGGCGGTACGCTATTTGAAGCATTTGTGATCAGGGGGCAGTTTGACGATTATAGAAAAGTATTGGACAAGTATGACCTTGCCTATGCGGAAGTTTCTGATGGATCCATTACACTCGACCACGATAAGAAATGTGAATATATCAACACCCTCGCCAACGATGTGACGGTACTTTCTGAGGTGGGCTCCAAAGATGCCGCCAAAATCATCCCGCCCTACAAGTGGATAGAGCAGATGCAGCAAGAATTGGATGCCGGTGCCTGGAAGGTCATCGGAGAATCCCGGGAAGCTGGGAATGTGGGGCTTTTCCGAGACTCCGGCGAAGTGAGGCAAGGACTTGTAGAAGAAATCCTGACCAAAATACCAGAAGAAAAAATCCTTTGGGAAGCTCCCCAAAAGGCACAGCAAGTGTGGTTTATCAAACTACTCGGCGCCAATGTAAATCTTGGAAATATCGCTCCAAATGAGGTTATTCCATTGGAAACAATAAGGCTGGGACTTCGGGGAGATACTTTTGATCACTTCCTCGATATGGCCAACGTATAG
- a CDS encoding methyltransferase RsmF C-terminal domain-like protein, with the protein MTNQETPKLPETFEQQMASLLEANEFARFKAALFTPCKSSIRINPRKKAPLPHNTSPVPWNPHGHFLPQRPKFTFDPLFHAGAYYVQEASSMFIGHILNHIKPPKDGVYLDLCAAPGGKSSLLADYIGDEGLLVANEVIKTRASILRENMIKWGLGNTVVTNNDPSHFGELEGLFDVVLVDAPCSGEGMFRKDAQAREEWSPENVKYCAARQQRILDQAGALPGSGGYLIYSTCTFNEQENENMIRFITDEFAYESVRIPLDPAWGIVETEADTEWGTFYGYRFFPHLVSGEGFFITVLKRPSDAPFQQPKKMKDLKHVLLQRTNKAEKMLLRQELTLDDAFDFYKLKKSFFAIKTTWTKHFEVLASTLNIKYFGTELGKFNKDQFIPTHALAISILPKTFPRHEISLEEAHIFLKKEDLTLDISHEGWVMLTYQNLPLGWIKNIGNRINNYYPKEWRIRMKIMDKEGNNRENTNCKIVQSP; encoded by the coding sequence ATGACCAATCAAGAAACACCCAAACTTCCAGAAACTTTCGAGCAGCAGATGGCTTCCCTCTTGGAAGCCAACGAATTTGCGCGTTTTAAAGCTGCATTATTTACACCCTGCAAGTCATCCATCCGGATCAACCCCAGAAAAAAAGCCCCCTTACCCCATAACACTTCTCCAGTACCGTGGAACCCACACGGCCACTTTTTGCCCCAACGGCCAAAATTCACCTTTGATCCGCTATTCCATGCAGGTGCATATTATGTACAAGAAGCCTCTTCCATGTTTATCGGACATATTCTAAATCATATCAAGCCCCCGAAGGATGGGGTTTATCTGGACTTGTGTGCTGCTCCAGGAGGTAAGAGTTCCCTTCTAGCAGATTATATTGGGGACGAAGGCTTGCTGGTGGCTAATGAGGTCATTAAGACCCGCGCCAGCATCCTGCGGGAAAATATGATCAAATGGGGCCTCGGCAATACGGTCGTGACCAACAATGATCCTTCTCATTTTGGGGAACTGGAAGGGCTTTTTGATGTCGTACTGGTGGATGCCCCTTGCTCTGGAGAAGGGATGTTTCGAAAAGATGCCCAAGCCAGGGAAGAATGGTCGCCCGAAAACGTCAAATACTGCGCGGCTCGCCAGCAACGCATTCTAGACCAAGCCGGAGCCCTTCCCGGCTCCGGCGGCTACCTGATCTACAGTACCTGTACCTTTAACGAACAGGAAAATGAGAATATGATCCGGTTCATCACTGATGAATTTGCCTATGAGTCGGTACGTATCCCGCTGGATCCGGCGTGGGGAATCGTGGAAACAGAAGCAGACACGGAATGGGGGACTTTTTATGGATATCGCTTCTTCCCTCATTTGGTTTCAGGGGAAGGTTTCTTTATCACTGTCTTGAAAAGACCCTCTGATGCCCCATTCCAGCAACCAAAAAAAATGAAAGACCTCAAACATGTCCTGCTACAGCGTACTAACAAAGCAGAAAAAATGCTCCTCAGGCAGGAACTTACGCTGGATGACGCTTTTGATTTTTATAAATTAAAAAAGAGCTTTTTCGCAATCAAAACCACTTGGACCAAGCATTTTGAAGTCCTTGCTTCCACGCTAAACATCAAATATTTTGGCACGGAACTGGGAAAATTCAACAAAGACCAGTTTATTCCCACTCATGCTTTGGCTATAAGCATTTTGCCAAAAACCTTCCCTCGCCATGAAATTAGTTTAGAGGAAGCACATATATTTTTGAAAAAGGAAGATCTTACCCTCGATATCAGTCATGAGGGCTGGGTCATGCTTACTTACCAAAACCTTCCCTTGGGCTGGATAAAAAACATCGGCAACCGCATCAACAACTATTACCCCAAAGAATGGCGTATCCGTATGAAGATCATGGATAAAGAGGGTAATAATCGGGAAAATACAAATTGTAAAATTGTCCAATCTCCTTAA
- the hflX gene encoding GTPase HflX, with the protein MSKYTRKLKKLIDTAPVEETAVLVALIKQNQSEQEVEEHLDELAFLTETLGAKEVYRFTQRLEKPDVRSFVGSGKLEEIQAYVKHFEVDMVIFDDDLSPSQMRNLENELKVQVYDRSLLILDIFLNRAQTAQAKTQVELARFQYLLPRLTRMWTHLERQRGGTATRGGAGEKEIETDKRIIRNQITLLKEKLRKIEKQGETQRKGRKGIVRVALVGYTNVGKSTLMNLVTKSDVLAENKLFATVDATVRKVVLENIPFLLSDTVGFIRKLPTHLIESFKSTLMEIKEADLLVHVVDISHPGFEDHISVVTQTLNELGAGDKPILLVFNKIDLVPKMPSEEELMNMSELEVEEANYLDFNKLKEVYTKKMGIEPVFMAAQDATNIEVFRKSLVREVKKQHKKIYPHYLESETYDLSQFDDME; encoded by the coding sequence ATGAGTAAATATACAAGAAAATTAAAAAAACTGATTGATACCGCTCCTGTGGAGGAAACTGCGGTGCTGGTAGCCTTAATCAAACAAAATCAATCCGAACAAGAGGTCGAGGAGCATTTGGATGAGTTGGCTTTTTTGACAGAAACCCTCGGTGCCAAAGAAGTCTATCGCTTCACCCAGCGATTGGAGAAGCCTGACGTCAGGAGTTTTGTGGGGTCAGGAAAGCTTGAGGAAATTCAGGCCTATGTGAAACACTTTGAAGTGGACATGGTGATTTTTGACGATGACCTATCCCCTTCCCAGATGCGTAACCTCGAAAATGAACTGAAGGTGCAAGTGTACGATCGTTCATTGCTCATACTGGATATTTTCCTGAACCGGGCACAAACGGCCCAAGCCAAGACACAGGTGGAGCTGGCCAGGTTTCAGTACCTTTTGCCGCGATTGACCAGGATGTGGACACACTTGGAGCGGCAGCGTGGTGGGACGGCCACTAGGGGCGGTGCCGGAGAGAAAGAGATCGAGACAGATAAGCGGATCATCCGCAATCAAATTACCCTGCTCAAAGAAAAACTGCGGAAGATCGAGAAGCAGGGAGAGACACAGCGTAAAGGTAGAAAAGGAATCGTCCGCGTGGCATTGGTCGGCTATACCAATGTAGGCAAAAGCACATTGATGAACCTGGTGACCAAGTCTGATGTACTGGCGGAGAACAAGCTTTTTGCCACGGTGGATGCTACAGTGAGGAAAGTGGTGCTGGAAAATATTCCGTTTTTACTTTCCGATACTGTAGGGTTTATTAGAAAGCTGCCTACGCACTTGATAGAGTCCTTTAAGTCCACTTTGATGGAGATCAAGGAGGCGGATCTTTTGGTGCATGTGGTGGATATTTCCCATCCCGGATTTGAAGATCACATTTCAGTAGTGACCCAAACACTAAATGAATTGGGAGCCGGAGATAAGCCGATCTTGTTGGTTTTTAACAAAATCGATTTGGTGCCTAAAATGCCTTCTGAAGAGGAGCTTATGAACATGTCCGAACTGGAGGTGGAAGAAGCCAATTACTTGGATTTTAACAAGCTTAAAGAGGTGTACACTAAGAAAATGGGCATCGAACCGGTATTTATGGCCGCACAGGATGCCACCAACATCGAGGTGTTCAGAAAATCCCTTGTACGTGAAGTAAAAAAGCAGCACAAGAAAATTTATCCTCATTATCTGGAGTCGGAGACCTATGACCTTTCCCAGTTTGATGATATGGAGTAA
- a CDS encoding shikimate dehydrogenase family protein, translated as MRKFGLIGYPLKHSFSGKYFAEKFEREGIHDCQYDLYEIDTIGKFPELIKNNPSLEGVNVTIPYKEQVIPYLDELEPGCKAIGAVNCIKAQEGKLIGYNTDYIGFKESLDAWLDGQRPKTLILGTGGASKAVKQALESLDMPYLMVSRNANGQNGRITYDDLIKNEQYLQEYFLIVNTTPLGTFPNTEEMPAIPVDQIGREHKVYDLVYNPEKTFLMRSLEARGAVVKNGLEMLQLQAEAAWKIWN; from the coding sequence ATGAGAAAATTCGGACTTATCGGTTATCCTTTAAAGCACTCCTTTTCCGGGAAATACTTCGCGGAGAAATTTGAGCGTGAAGGCATTCATGACTGCCAGTACGATTTATATGAAATTGACACCATTGGCAAATTCCCGGAATTGATCAAAAACAATCCGAGCCTGGAAGGCGTCAATGTCACCATTCCTTACAAAGAACAGGTGATCCCCTATCTGGATGAACTGGAGCCAGGCTGCAAGGCTATCGGTGCCGTAAATTGCATCAAAGCCCAAGAAGGCAAGCTCATCGGTTACAATACCGACTATATTGGTTTTAAAGAATCACTGGATGCTTGGCTGGATGGCCAGCGTCCAAAAACCCTTATATTGGGCACAGGAGGGGCGTCCAAGGCTGTAAAACAAGCCCTTGAATCCCTCGATATGCCCTATCTCATGGTGTCCCGAAATGCCAATGGCCAAAATGGACGGATCACTTATGATGACCTTATCAAAAACGAACAATACCTTCAAGAATACTTTTTGATCGTCAACACCACCCCGCTGGGGACTTTCCCCAATACCGAGGAAATGCCCGCTATCCCAGTGGACCAGATCGGCAGGGAACACAAGGTGTATGACTTGGTTTACAATCCAGAAAAAACCTTCCTAATGCGGTCTCTTGAAGCCCGTGGTGCAGTAGTAAAAAATGGTTTGGAAATGCTCCAACTTCAGGCAGAAGCTGCCTGGAAGATTTGGAACTAG
- a CDS encoding tetratricopeptide repeat protein, translating to MTGDFDHNREEERALIERFENSLKANLDLFFDEEELEDIIRYYFDTQKFKKSLKASKIALERFPFSIEIKLMYGQCLIFNDELEEGLEVLENINNLSPNNEEIILALSNGLLLNGSVREAIQILEDFLPMAEDKAEIYYSLGNFYRAENNTEKAIFHYKNAVKLKINHEDALFQLAMITEEEGSFDEILEFYQEFIDQDPYSAEAWYNLGVVYNRLGRYDEAINAYDYALIIDDSFASAYFNMGNALMNTQQYEKATEAYLNTINSEGANSENCCYLAAAFEKLDQMDKAFTYFKKSAKLDPEYDDAWFGLGMCMLKKDKFFEAIHYFKKALKLSSVNANYWVGLADAEYHLGNLQASSEAYEEAINLEPGLMETYVNLSIIYFDQNRFEEAIDVLKEGIDELPEDAELYYRLVVYLIKTGKYKEAFSYLENALTLDFERHEILYELMPEVKHQKAIYKIIAQYKEGL from the coding sequence ATGACTGGAGATTTTGATCACAACAGGGAAGAAGAGCGGGCATTGATAGAGCGGTTTGAAAACTCCCTAAAAGCCAACTTAGATCTTTTCTTTGATGAAGAAGAGTTGGAGGATATTATCCGGTACTATTTTGACACGCAGAAATTTAAAAAATCCCTCAAGGCAAGTAAAATTGCCTTGGAGCGTTTCCCTTTTTCCATAGAAATCAAATTGATGTACGGCCAGTGCCTGATCTTCAATGATGAACTGGAAGAAGGCTTGGAAGTGCTGGAAAACATTAACAACCTCTCACCAAATAACGAAGAGATCATCCTCGCCCTGTCCAATGGACTTCTCCTCAATGGCAGCGTAAGAGAAGCCATCCAGATACTCGAAGACTTCCTTCCGATGGCAGAGGATAAGGCGGAGATCTACTATTCATTAGGTAATTTTTACCGTGCGGAGAACAACACTGAAAAGGCCATTTTCCACTATAAAAATGCGGTAAAACTAAAAATCAACCATGAAGATGCCTTGTTTCAACTGGCGATGATCACGGAAGAGGAAGGTTCTTTTGATGAAATCCTGGAATTTTATCAGGAATTTATCGACCAAGACCCTTACAGCGCAGAAGCATGGTATAACCTTGGTGTGGTGTACAATCGTCTTGGGCGCTATGATGAGGCCATCAATGCCTACGATTATGCCCTCATCATCGATGACAGCTTTGCGTCGGCCTATTTCAATATGGGCAATGCACTGATGAATACCCAGCAGTACGAAAAAGCCACAGAAGCATACCTGAATACCATCAACAGTGAAGGGGCCAATTCTGAGAACTGCTGTTACCTGGCAGCGGCCTTTGAGAAGCTGGACCAGATGGACAAGGCCTTTACGTATTTCAAAAAATCGGCAAAACTTGACCCTGAATACGATGATGCATGGTTTGGGCTGGGCATGTGTATGTTAAAAAAGGATAAATTTTTCGAAGCGATCCACTACTTCAAAAAAGCCCTGAAACTGTCCAGCGTCAATGCCAACTACTGGGTAGGGCTGGCCGATGCAGAGTACCACCTTGGCAATCTCCAGGCCAGTTCGGAAGCGTATGAAGAAGCCATCAACCTAGAGCCCGGCCTGATGGAGACCTATGTAAACCTTTCCATAATTTATTTTGACCAAAACCGTTTTGAGGAAGCCATCGATGTTTTGAAAGAGGGAATCGATGAGCTCCCTGAGGACGCAGAGCTATATTATCGACTCGTAGTTTATCTTATAAAGACAGGTAAATACAAGGAAGCCTTTTCATATTTAGAAAATGCATTAACTTTGGATTTTGAACGACACGAAATTCTATATGAGCTGATGCCCGAAGTAAAGCATCAAAAGGCCATATACAAGATCATCGCTCAATACAAAGAAGGATTATAA
- a CDS encoding tyrosine-protein phosphatase, which produces MGLMDLFKSSKKAEPLCLGWMEVDMHSHLIPGIDDGAETLEESVALIKRLQAFGLRKLITTPHVMTEFYKNTPEIISEGLSKLQKALKEENIQIDIEAAAEYYLDEIFVEKIEKDEPLLTFGDNYILVETGFMNRPHMLQETFFALETKGYKPILAHPERYLYLQQDPSMLETLIEKGIYFQINLLSFTGYYSKPVKALAEKLLERRLVRFVGTDCHNHRYLDALERLTATKSYATLKDSKFMNSLL; this is translated from the coding sequence ATGGGATTAATGGATTTGTTCAAAAGTTCGAAAAAGGCTGAACCCCTGTGCCTTGGGTGGATGGAAGTGGATATGCATTCCCACCTCATTCCAGGTATCGATGATGGTGCTGAAACTTTAGAAGAATCCGTGGCCCTGATCAAGCGACTCCAGGCCTTTGGGCTACGTAAGCTCATCACTACACCGCACGTGATGACGGAATTTTACAAAAACACACCTGAAATCATCTCTGAGGGGCTTTCTAAGCTACAGAAAGCACTCAAGGAAGAAAATATCCAGATCGATATAGAAGCAGCCGCGGAGTATTATCTGGATGAAATATTCGTAGAAAAAATCGAAAAGGACGAACCGCTCCTCACTTTTGGAGACAATTATATCTTGGTGGAAACGGGGTTTATGAACAGGCCGCATATGCTGCAAGAGACCTTCTTTGCACTGGAGACCAAAGGTTATAAGCCCATATTGGCCCATCCGGAGCGGTATCTTTATCTCCAGCAAGACCCGTCCATGCTGGAAACGCTCATCGAAAAGGGCATTTATTTCCAAATAAACCTGCTTTCTTTTACCGGTTACTATTCCAAGCCGGTAAAGGCCCTCGCCGAAAAGCTACTGGAAAGGAGATTGGTGCGCTTTGTAGGCACGGACTGTCATAATCACCGGTATCTAGATGCACTTGAGCGACTTACCGCCACCAAAAGCTACGCCACCCTGAAGGATTCCAAGTTTATGAATTCCCTCTTATGA
- the rfbC gene encoding dTDP-4-dehydrorhamnose 3,5-epimerase, with protein MEIRNTPIEDVFELYPRVFNDARGYFLETYREDLLAEKGINTRWVQDNQSYSIAGTVRGLHFQHAPHAQAKLVRVITGKVYDVCVDLRKDSPTFGLSHGVILDSAQHNMLYVPEGFAHGFSVLEDAVFSYKCSNFYNKPSEGGIIWNDKQLDIDWKVGAPIISDKDLELPSLEEFKQQTGGGL; from the coding sequence ATGGAAATACGAAATACACCCATCGAAGATGTTTTTGAACTCTACCCGAGGGTCTTTAACGATGCCAGGGGATATTTTCTGGAAACCTATCGTGAAGACCTTTTGGCAGAGAAGGGCATCAATACGCGCTGGGTACAGGACAATCAATCTTACTCTATAGCAGGAACGGTAAGAGGGCTACACTTTCAGCACGCTCCCCATGCGCAGGCAAAGCTCGTAAGGGTCATCACTGGTAAAGTTTATGATGTTTGTGTTGATCTGAGAAAGGATTCTCCTACCTTTGGCCTTTCCCATGGGGTGATCTTGGACAGCGCCCAACATAACATGCTTTATGTGCCTGAAGGTTTTGCCCATGGATTTTCTGTATTGGAAGATGCGGTATTTTCATACAAATGTTCCAATTTTTATAACAAACCCAGTGAAGGCGGCATCATCTGGAATGATAAGCAGCTGGACATTGACTGGAAAGTAGGGGCTCCGATTATCTCCGATAAGGATTTGGAGCTACCTTCATTGGAAGAATTTAAGCAGCAAACAGGAGGAGGACTGTAA
- a CDS encoding NAD-dependent epimerase/dehydratase family protein, whose protein sequence is MKILITGITGLFGSYLAREFNAIGEIHGLKRPSSSTKILKDIEEQITWHEGDINDYQSLQNAFKGMDLIIHAAGLVSFSKKDKNQLLKVNYEGTTNVVNVMLALGIKRLVHVSSVAALGRTPDQRIVDENHKWVDSPWNTPYAISKYLGELEVWRGVQEGLEALVVNPAVLLARQSETRSSAEIYRYVAEGNRFYPKGDINFIDIRDAASITYQLYRDNQWQERFILSKGSMSFQEFFATMAATMDRQPPKIAVNSFMITLATTWGQIKQLLGRKPLLNKQTAMVAQLPITFDNQKVNETTGYHYRPLKETFRWAVNKK, encoded by the coding sequence ATGAAAATATTGATTACAGGTATCACGGGACTATTTGGCAGCTATCTGGCTCGGGAATTCAATGCAATAGGAGAAATCCATGGGCTCAAACGCCCAAGCAGCAGCACCAAGATCCTAAAGGATATCGAAGAGCAAATCACCTGGCACGAAGGAGATATCAACGACTATCAGTCGCTGCAAAATGCCTTTAAAGGCATGGACCTTATCATCCATGCAGCTGGACTGGTTTCCTTTTCCAAAAAAGATAAAAACCAACTGCTAAAGGTAAACTATGAAGGCACCACCAATGTGGTAAACGTCATGCTAGCACTCGGCATTAAGCGACTGGTGCATGTCAGTTCCGTGGCCGCACTGGGCAGAACTCCTGACCAGCGCATTGTCGACGAAAATCACAAATGGGTAGATTCCCCGTGGAACACACCCTATGCCATCTCCAAATACCTCGGCGAACTGGAGGTGTGGCGTGGAGTCCAAGAGGGACTGGAAGCCTTGGTCGTTAATCCTGCCGTATTGCTTGCCCGCCAATCAGAAACGCGCAGTAGTGCCGAAATCTATCGGTATGTGGCAGAAGGCAACCGGTTTTACCCAAAGGGAGACATTAACTTCATCGACATCAGGGATGCTGCCAGCATCACCTACCAACTCTATCGGGACAATCAGTGGCAGGAGCGTTTTATCCTCAGCAAGGGGAGTATGTCCTTTCAGGAATTTTTTGCCACCATGGCAGCCACCATGGACAGACAGCCTCCCAAAATTGCCGTCAATAGTTTTATGATCACCTTGGCCACCACTTGGGGTCAGATCAAGCAGCTTTTAGGTCGCAAACCGCTCCTGAACAAACAAACGGCCATGGTCGCCCAGTTACCCATAACCTTTGACAATCAAAAGGTTAATGAAACCACCGGGTACCATTACCGTCCGCTGAAGGAAACCTTCCGGTGGGCAGTGAACAAAAAATGA